In Sphingomonas crocodyli, a genomic segment contains:
- a CDS encoding FAD-dependent oxidoreductase produces MLKASAALGGLAGLSACATVPAARLTVFGRRASGKPWIAPMRMNVEEIVDVKCCIRPFRPKGPCLDAVPLGDTLVIHNYGHGGSGWSLSWGSAEIAVTKALSVLPREIAVIGCGIIGLTTAVVAQRAGLKVTIYARELFNRTRSVRANGSWTPDSRIALTDPAGPGFGDVWEQMARISWKAFRSYLGLPGKPVDFSDQYNLSNEPIVRREHPADPAVADSYATKGLPQQDSEFGHYADRIKDIIPQARNLEEGENPFPTKFARTASQMHFNFGSYGHLLMQEFYEAGGHYEMRDFHSPADFKALREKVVINCTGYAARELVRDNTIIPVRGQTGWLIPQPEAHYGFRYNDVSVLSKSDGVMIMNFPPNAGELYGVNDSTEIPDRADIEDGVRKVAPLFADPMWRA; encoded by the coding sequence ATGTTGAAGGCGTCGGCGGCGCTGGGCGGGCTGGCCGGATTGTCGGCCTGCGCGACCGTGCCGGCGGCCAGACTGACGGTGTTCGGGCGCCGTGCATCGGGTAAGCCGTGGATCGCGCCGATGCGGATGAACGTCGAGGAAATCGTCGACGTCAAATGCTGCATCCGTCCGTTCCGCCCGAAGGGACCGTGCCTCGATGCCGTGCCGCTGGGCGATACGCTGGTCATCCACAATTACGGGCATGGCGGCAGTGGCTGGTCGCTCAGCTGGGGTTCGGCCGAGATTGCGGTTACGAAGGCGCTGTCGGTCCTGCCGCGTGAGATTGCGGTCATCGGTTGCGGTATCATCGGCCTGACCACCGCGGTCGTCGCGCAGCGTGCGGGCCTGAAGGTCACGATCTACGCCCGCGAATTGTTCAACCGCACCCGTTCGGTCCGCGCCAATGGCAGCTGGACCCCGGATTCGCGCATCGCGCTCACCGATCCGGCGGGGCCGGGCTTCGGCGATGTCTGGGAACAGATGGCGCGCATCTCGTGGAAGGCGTTCCGTTCCTATCTAGGCCTGCCGGGCAAGCCGGTCGACTTCAGCGACCAGTATAACCTGTCCAACGAACCGATCGTTCGCCGCGAACATCCGGCCGATCCCGCCGTTGCCGACAGCTATGCGACCAAGGGCCTGCCGCAGCAGGATAGCGAGTTCGGCCATTATGCCGATCGCATCAAGGATATCATTCCCCAGGCCCGCAACCTCGAGGAAGGCGAAAATCCCTTCCCGACCAAGTTCGCGCGCACCGCATCGCAGATGCATTTCAACTTCGGCAGCTATGGGCATCTGCTGATGCAGGAGTTTTACGAGGCGGGTGGCCATTATGAGATGCGCGATTTCCACTCGCCGGCCGATTTCAAGGCGCTGCGCGAGAAGGTCGTGATCAATTGCACCGGCTATGCCGCGCGCGAACTGGTGCGTGACAATACGATCATCCCGGTGCGCGGCCAGACCGGTTGGCTGATCCCGCAGCCCGAGGCGCATTACGGCTTCCGCTATAATGACGTCTCGGTCCTGTCGAAGAGCGACGGGGTGATGATCATGAACTTCCCGCCCAATGCGGGCGAGCTGTACGGCGTGAACGACAGTACCGAGATCCCCGATCGCGCGGATATCGAGGATGGGGTGCGCAAGGTCGCCCCGCTCTTTGCCGATCCGATGTGGAGGGCATGA
- a CDS encoding cysteine hydrolase family protein — MIAEAEGAVLLLIDLQRAIDHPDWGVRNNPDAEANVATLLVHWRGKGWPVWHVRHDSSEAGSHYRPGQPGHDFREGQGPMPGEPVFAKQVNSAFIGTDLEMRLREAGHHRLVIAGVITNNSVEASVRHAGNLGFDVLLVADACFTFARVDWSGIPRSADDVHAMSLANLDGEYCRVIRTGDIGI, encoded by the coding sequence ATGATCGCGGAAGCGGAAGGCGCGGTTCTCCTCCTGATCGATCTGCAGCGCGCGATCGATCATCCCGATTGGGGCGTGCGCAACAATCCCGATGCCGAGGCGAACGTCGCGACATTGCTGGTGCATTGGCGGGGCAAGGGCTGGCCGGTCTGGCACGTCCGCCATGATTCGTCCGAAGCTGGATCGCATTACCGCCCCGGTCAGCCGGGGCACGATTTCCGCGAAGGGCAGGGGCCGATGCCCGGCGAACCGGTCTTCGCCAAGCAGGTCAACAGCGCTTTCATCGGTACCGACCTCGAAATGCGCCTGCGCGAAGCCGGCCATCATCGCCTCGTCATCGCGGGCGTCATCACCAACAATTCGGTCGAAGCGAGCGTGCGCCACGCGGGCAATCTCGGCTTCGATGTGCTACTGGTCGCGGATGCGTGCTTTACCTTCGCCAGGGTCGACTGGTCCGGAATTCCGCGCAGCGCGGACGATGTTCATGCCATGTCGCTGGCCAATCTGGATGGCGAATATTGTCGCGTCATCCGCACCGGAGACATTGGCATTTAG
- the rmuC gene encoding DNA recombination protein RmuC, producing the protein MTVEILALFVAMLVIGAAIGWAVKGRGLAAVARERDNMRDQFNRAVVDLAATSETAKQAESLRRELGEARDELRRLDADRAALLAERDARTQAFEAQLAQLREAKEQLSAQFSEVGAKLLDQAQRQFLQRADERFHQQGEKSEAQLKALLNPVETTLKRYEEGLQRVEKERVDSYAGLREAVDQVRVGQGQVRDEAARLVNALRASPKARGRWGEQSLRNVLEQAGLSPYADFATEVSVDTDDGRLRPDVVVRLPGGRRLIIDAKCSFNAYMDASEEVDEAARSTFLKAHAAALRTHASQLGQKSYWDRFGEAADYVVMYIPGEHFLSAAMEQDPQLWDWAHERRVLIATPINLVALARTVASFWRQEKLAEEARAIGQLGKEMFERLSVAATHLKRVGGGLNSAVDNYNKFVSSFEGRVLVTGRKFRELNIETGGKEIEEVAAVEALARDPAASEPAAIADKRSVNDA; encoded by the coding sequence ATGACGGTCGAGATTTTGGCGCTTTTCGTAGCGATGCTGGTGATCGGTGCGGCAATAGGTTGGGCCGTGAAGGGCCGGGGCCTCGCCGCGGTGGCGCGCGAACGCGACAATATGCGCGATCAGTTCAACCGAGCCGTCGTCGACCTTGCGGCCACATCCGAGACCGCAAAGCAGGCCGAATCGTTACGGCGCGAGCTTGGCGAGGCGCGCGACGAGCTGCGCCGCCTCGATGCCGATCGCGCCGCTCTGCTCGCCGAACGCGACGCGCGGACCCAGGCTTTCGAAGCGCAATTGGCGCAGCTCCGTGAGGCGAAGGAGCAGCTTTCGGCGCAATTTTCCGAAGTTGGCGCCAAGTTGCTCGATCAGGCGCAGCGCCAATTCCTCCAGCGCGCCGACGAGCGCTTCCACCAGCAGGGGGAAAAGAGCGAGGCGCAGTTGAAGGCGCTGCTCAATCCGGTGGAAACGACGCTCAAGCGTTATGAGGAAGGCTTGCAGCGCGTCGAGAAGGAGCGCGTCGACAGCTATGCGGGGCTGCGCGAGGCGGTCGATCAGGTGCGCGTCGGGCAGGGGCAGGTGCGTGACGAGGCCGCCCGCCTTGTCAACGCGTTGCGCGCCAGCCCGAAGGCACGCGGCCGCTGGGGCGAACAGTCGCTGCGCAACGTGCTCGAACAGGCGGGCCTCTCGCCTTATGCCGATTTCGCGACCGAGGTTTCGGTCGACACCGATGACGGCCGGCTGCGCCCTGACGTGGTCGTGCGCCTGCCGGGCGGGCGCCGCCTGATCATCGACGCCAAATGCTCGTTCAATGCCTATATGGATGCGAGCGAGGAGGTGGATGAGGCGGCGCGTTCGACCTTCCTCAAGGCGCACGCGGCGGCGCTGCGTACCCACGCCTCGCAGCTTGGCCAGAAAAGCTATTGGGATCGCTTCGGCGAGGCGGCCGACTATGTCGTGATGTACATCCCCGGCGAACATTTCCTGTCGGCGGCGATGGAGCAGGATCCGCAGCTTTGGGACTGGGCGCATGAGCGCCGCGTCCTGATCGCGACCCCGATCAACCTCGTCGCGCTTGCGCGCACCGTGGCCAGCTTCTGGCGCCAGGAAAAGCTGGCTGAGGAAGCGCGGGCGATCGGCCAGTTGGGCAAGGAGATGTTCGAGCGCCTCTCGGTCGCCGCGACGCACCTCAAGCGCGTCGGCGGCGGGCTCAACAGCGCGGTCGACAATTACAACAAGTTCGTCTCGTCGTTCGAAGGCCGTGTGCTGGTGACGGGCCGCAAGTTTCGCGAACTCAATATCGAGACGGGCGGCAAGGAGATCGAGGAGGTCGCCGCGGTCGAGGCGCTGGCCCGCGATCCGGCAGCGAGCGAACCGGCGGCGATTGCGGACAAAAGATCGGTCAACGATGCCTGA
- a CDS encoding adenylate/guanylate cyclase domain-containing protein, which yields MATVAGQSSSSARAGRASAGLVARGRKAIKQIGLSRLIATALFLIIGLLLARWSWHVPLAQDAERALYDVRQVLAAPQAETDQRITMVTFNEETLRLTGRRSPLDRSMLARALTQLDQMGAKAIGIDILIDQPTPEDQILIDAFKGMKTPTYLGLATNKSNPNFMTLDQENFLRDFMKQTAPGNVHFTSIRLQADNDGVMRSWPNQPRDLPPLMANSLTQGYPQFRDYDGSIRYRLPLDKERPVFDKLPVELIAMPEVLEAMKPQIEGRYVLIGGNIPDVDQFTTPMSRMKSPTTGLVGETTIGLEIHAHLLAQMLDNIMPPRIPMWGLWLIAIAIIAMGALTSTANMRWWWLALALLVQAAIVFAAPFALQFKGMDTQGLPVFGWILGWIFAYSAVGTAARGIGSEQRNFAQGALGKYLPRDIAADILKNPERLSLGGEKREIYALFSDLEGFTKLSHQIEPEMVAFLLNRYLDVLSETVLAHGGTIDKFVGDAIVAFWGAPISRPDDADRAVQCAIAMYEAGEQFRRDAPEGCPPIGVTRVGVHMGEAIVGNFGGEGRIQYTALGDSMNTASRLEGANKYLKTKTLVSDTVEETSTLGFFRPMGRIAVSGRSTPMPVFEPVPHMGAEHVTKLTELLRRFDDEDVNALAELEAMVAADKDDKALANLVERLREVGPGGYSALDK from the coding sequence ATGGCGACAGTTGCCGGTCAATCGAGCAGCAGTGCCCGTGCGGGTCGCGCTTCGGCGGGTCTTGTCGCGCGCGGCCGCAAGGCGATCAAGCAGATCGGCCTGTCCCGCCTGATCGCAACCGCATTGTTCCTGATCATCGGCCTGCTGCTCGCGCGGTGGAGTTGGCATGTGCCGCTGGCGCAGGATGCCGAACGCGCGCTCTATGATGTGCGCCAGGTGCTCGCCGCTCCGCAGGCCGAAACCGACCAGCGCATCACGATGGTCACCTTCAACGAGGAGACCCTGCGGCTCACCGGCCGTCGCTCCCCGCTCGATCGATCGATGCTCGCAAGAGCGCTGACCCAGCTGGACCAGATGGGCGCGAAGGCAATCGGCATCGATATTCTGATCGATCAGCCGACACCCGAAGACCAGATCCTGATCGATGCCTTCAAGGGCATGAAGACGCCGACCTATCTGGGGCTGGCGACCAACAAGTCGAACCCGAACTTCATGACGCTGGATCAGGAAAACTTCCTGCGCGACTTCATGAAGCAGACCGCGCCCGGCAACGTCCATTTCACCAGCATCCGGCTGCAGGCCGACAATGACGGCGTGATGCGCAGCTGGCCCAATCAGCCGCGCGATCTGCCGCCGCTGATGGCGAACTCGCTGACGCAGGGCTATCCGCAGTTCCGCGATTATGACGGCTCGATCCGCTATCGCCTGCCGCTCGACAAGGAACGGCCCGTTTTCGACAAATTGCCGGTCGAGCTGATCGCGATGCCCGAGGTTCTGGAGGCGATGAAGCCGCAGATCGAGGGCCGCTACGTCCTGATCGGCGGCAACATTCCCGATGTCGACCAGTTCACGACGCCGATGTCGCGGATGAAAAGTCCGACCACCGGCCTTGTCGGCGAAACCACGATCGGGCTGGAAATCCACGCCCATCTGCTCGCGCAGATGCTCGACAATATCATGCCGCCGCGTATCCCGATGTGGGGCCTGTGGCTGATCGCGATCGCGATCATCGCGATGGGCGCGCTGACGTCGACCGCCAACATGCGCTGGTGGTGGCTGGCGCTGGCGCTGCTCGTGCAGGCGGCGATCGTCTTCGCGGCGCCCTTCGCGCTCCAGTTCAAGGGCATGGATACGCAGGGCCTGCCGGTGTTCGGCTGGATCCTCGGCTGGATCTTCGCTTATTCGGCGGTCGGCACCGCCGCGCGCGGGATCGGTTCGGAACAGCGCAACTTCGCGCAAGGCGCGCTCGGCAAATATCTGCCGCGCGACATCGCCGCCGACATCCTCAAGAACCCCGAACGCCTGTCGCTGGGCGGCGAGAAGCGCGAAATCTATGCTTTGTTCAGCGATCTGGAGGGCTTCACGAAGCTCAGCCACCAGATCGAGCCGGAAATGGTCGCCTTCCTGCTCAATCGCTATCTCGACGTGCTGTCGGAAACCGTACTCGCGCATGGTGGCACGATCGACAAGTTCGTGGGCGACGCGATCGTCGCCTTCTGGGGCGCGCCGATCAGCCGGCCCGACGATGCCGACCGCGCCGTCCAGTGCGCTATCGCGATGTACGAGGCGGGCGAACAGTTCCGCCGTGACGCGCCCGAAGGCTGCCCGCCGATCGGCGTCACCCGCGTCGGCGTCCATATGGGCGAAGCGATCGTCGGCAATTTCGGCGGCGAAGGTCGCATCCAATATACCGCGCTCGGCGACAGCATGAACACGGCGTCGCGGCTCGAAGGCGCGAACAAATATCTCAAGACGAAAACACTCGTCAGTGATACTGTCGAAGAGACGTCGACTCTGGGCTTCTTCCGACCGATGGGCCGCATTGCGGTATCCGGCCGCTCGACACCGATGCCGGTGTTTGAGCCGGTGCCGCATATGGGCGCCGAACATGTGACGAAGCTCACTGAATTACTGCGTCGATTCGACGATGAAGATGTCAATGCCCTGGCCGAGCTGGAAGCGATGGTCGCGGCGGACAAGGATGACAAGGCGCTCGCCAATCTGGTCGAGCGACTTCGCGAGGTGGGACCAGGAGGCTATAGTGCATTGGACAAGTAA
- a CDS encoding methylated-DNA--[protein]-cysteine S-methyltransferase encodes MTLSSKTVPSPVGELTLVASGEGLVAILWENDDPGRVRLGEVVDDPEHPILIAAARQLGEYFAGERTAFDLPLDFRGTDFQKAVWAALLTIPFGETRSYADIARAIGRPSACRAVGAANGRNPISIVAPCHRVVGTNGSLTGFAGGLDAKRLLLGLESGPLLV; translated from the coding sequence ATGACCCTAAGCAGCAAGACCGTCCCGTCGCCCGTCGGCGAACTCACGCTGGTGGCGAGCGGGGAGGGGCTTGTCGCGATCCTGTGGGAGAATGACGATCCGGGGCGCGTGCGGCTTGGCGAAGTCGTGGATGATCCGGAGCATCCGATCCTGATCGCGGCGGCGCGGCAACTGGGCGAGTATTTTGCGGGCGAGCGGACGGCGTTCGATCTGCCGCTCGATTTCCGGGGCACCGATTTCCAAAAGGCGGTGTGGGCGGCGTTGCTGACGATCCCGTTTGGCGAGACGCGCAGCTATGCCGATATCGCGCGAGCGATCGGCCGGCCCAGCGCCTGCCGCGCGGTAGGTGCCGCCAACGGACGCAACCCGATCTCGATCGTGGCGCCGTGCCACCGCGTGGTCGGGACCAACGGAAGCCTGACCGGCTTTGCGGGCGGGCTGGACGCCAAGCGGCTCCTGCTGGGGCTCGAGAGCGGGCCGCTGCTCGTCTGA
- a CDS encoding STAS/SEC14 domain-containing protein, translated as MYEVSFRHDINLLDIAWHGLFDADGVAAYTRDVKSRFLFEGFRPGYLLRMDMRESAVQTREALIAFRQEMADFPKARKIAVITNSAIAKLQIQREMPQPYLRIFTTPFEAMAWLEAPEAAH; from the coding sequence ATGTACGAAGTTAGCTTCCGCCACGATATCAACCTGTTGGATATCGCCTGGCACGGATTGTTCGATGCCGACGGCGTCGCCGCCTACACTCGCGACGTGAAAAGCCGCTTCCTCTTCGAAGGATTTCGCCCCGGCTATCTGCTGCGCATGGATATGCGCGAAAGCGCGGTTCAGACGCGCGAGGCGCTGATCGCGTTTCGGCAAGAAATGGCCGACTTCCCCAAGGCCCGAAAGATCGCGGTGATTACCAACAGCGCGATCGCCAAGCTGCAGATCCAGCGCGAAATGCCGCAACCCTATCTGCGCATCTTCACCACGCCGTTCGAAGCGATGGCGTGGCTGGAAGCCCCCGAAGCGGCTCACTGA
- a CDS encoding c-type cytochrome: MTIARFIIAAALAGGIAASLSAADPVKTSAQGIYTEAQAAEGAELYQGSCAACHGVALGGSMETPPLNGKWVANWAGKPMSHVVDYISHAMPLYAPGSLSPEDNAKIVAYLLKANAMPAGSVALPSDPAALDKLRFDVAKRYEPKP; this comes from the coding sequence ATGACGATCGCTCGTTTCATCATTGCCGCCGCACTCGCCGGTGGCATCGCCGCGTCGCTCTCCGCCGCCGATCCGGTCAAGACCAGCGCGCAGGGCATCTATACCGAGGCGCAGGCCGCCGAGGGCGCGGAGCTGTATCAGGGCAGCTGCGCCGCCTGTCACGGCGTGGCGCTCGGCGGATCGATGGAGACGCCGCCGCTCAACGGCAAATGGGTTGCCAACTGGGCGGGCAAGCCGATGAGCCATGTCGTCGACTATATCAGCCACGCCATGCCGCTTTACGCGCCGGGTTCGCTGAGCCCTGAGGATAATGCGAAGATCGTCGCCTATCTGCTCAAGGCCAATGCCATGCCCGCGGGGAGCGTTGCCCTGCCGAGCGATCCGGCGGCGCTGGATAAGCTGCGCTTCGACGTGGCGAAGCGCTACGAACCCAAGCCCTAA
- a CDS encoding SDR family NAD(P)-dependent oxidoreductase gives MTIGTEIERLFALEGRVALVTGSAQGLGLVMARSLARCGAKVYLNGRDGDRLAAVRDVLAGEGLAIGIAPFDVLDADASLEAIDDIVATEGKIDILINNAGPRLRRAIDDIDADGFAMMMEAHVAAPFRLARAAAEAMKPGGWGRIVMLSSAAAVRGAAGDAAYTAAKGGVSAMTRALAAEYGAFGITCNALIPGRFMTESNAGSTRGAGGVLGRSGDPDEIAAAAIFLCSPGASFVTASALTVDGGVSNCY, from the coding sequence ATGACGATAGGCACCGAGATCGAGCGGCTTTTTGCGCTCGAAGGCCGGGTCGCGCTGGTGACGGGAAGCGCGCAGGGGCTCGGCCTCGTCATGGCGCGGTCGCTCGCGCGGTGCGGGGCGAAGGTCTATCTCAACGGACGCGATGGTGACCGACTGGCGGCTGTGCGGGACGTGCTGGCCGGCGAAGGTCTGGCGATCGGGATCGCGCCTTTCGATGTGCTGGACGCCGACGCCAGCCTGGAGGCGATCGACGATATCGTCGCGACCGAGGGCAAGATCGACATCCTGATCAACAATGCCGGGCCACGATTGCGGCGCGCGATTGACGACATCGATGCCGATGGCTTCGCGATGATGATGGAGGCGCATGTCGCCGCGCCCTTCCGCCTGGCCCGTGCAGCAGCGGAGGCGATGAAGCCCGGCGGATGGGGCCGGATCGTGATGCTGAGTTCGGCCGCCGCTGTCCGGGGTGCCGCCGGCGACGCCGCTTATACCGCAGCCAAAGGCGGGGTAAGCGCGATGACCCGCGCGCTTGCGGCCGAATATGGCGCCTTCGGTATCACCTGCAACGCGCTGATTCCCGGCCGTTTCATGACCGAGAGCAACGCCGGCAGCACGCGCGGCGCGGGCGGTGTATTGGGACGCAGCGGCGATCCCGATGAGATCGCCGCCGCCGCCATTTTCCTGTGCAGCCCCGGCGCTTCGTTCGTCACCGCATCGGCCCTGACGGTCGATGGCGGTGTGTCGAACTGCTATTAG
- a CDS encoding TonB-dependent receptor plug domain-containing protein: protein MPIFTRRALVASAMLCVHLPAFAQEVEAEESEDIVVQATRSGRRVQDEPVRVEVIDREEIEEKILMKPGNIAMILSETGGLRVQVTSPALGAANIRVQGMDGRFTQLLADGLPLYGGQASSLGLLQIPPTDLGQVEVIKGAASALYGASALGGVINLVSRRPGDATEGEVLLNATTRNGQDLTAYAATPIGPNWGASLTGGYHRQNAQDLDDDGWIDMARFRRWTARPRLFWTGDDGGSLFVTAGVMDETRIGGTLPGRTVPDGTSFAQTQDTQRFDGGLVGQLPLGEGDTALHIRGAGMTQKHRHRFGDVVENDRHGTLFGEASLSGKMGGTNWVGGVAWQEDRFRSKTFGAFDYTYRVPGLFAQIEQDLLSELTLSASARTDFHNRYGTQFSPRLSLLYRTGPWTVRASGGRGFYAPTPFVEEIEAAGLSRLEPLGKLKAEVAQTASFDVGYKKGPIEANVTVFGSNTDNATRLDVIAVDRVRLVNTPGVTRIRGGEALLRYRWNAFTVTGSYVHIHASEPQPGGIGRRIVPLTPRQTFGLVGMWEEHDKGRVGVEVYHTGRQPLEDNPYRRTSKPYFEIGLLGEIVVGKARLFVNAENILDVRQTKYDSLLRRTRAPDGRWTVDVWGPTDGFVLNAGVRFRLGE from the coding sequence ATGCCCATTTTTACGAGGCGCGCGCTCGTCGCGAGCGCGATGCTGTGCGTCCACCTTCCCGCCTTTGCGCAGGAGGTGGAGGCCGAAGAATCCGAAGACATCGTCGTTCAGGCCACCCGATCGGGACGGCGCGTTCAGGACGAGCCGGTTCGCGTCGAGGTGATCGATCGCGAGGAGATTGAGGAAAAGATCCTCATGAAGCCCGGCAATATCGCGATGATCCTGTCCGAAACCGGCGGATTGCGCGTGCAGGTGACGTCGCCTGCGCTTGGCGCGGCGAATATCCGCGTGCAGGGGATGGATGGCCGGTTCACGCAATTGCTGGCCGATGGCCTGCCGCTCTATGGCGGGCAGGCATCGTCGCTGGGCCTGCTCCAGATTCCGCCGACCGATCTGGGTCAGGTCGAGGTGATCAAGGGCGCTGCCTCCGCGCTCTACGGCGCATCGGCGCTGGGCGGCGTCATCAACCTCGTCTCGCGCCGTCCGGGCGACGCGACGGAGGGCGAAGTCCTGCTCAACGCCACGACGCGGAACGGGCAGGATCTGACGGCCTATGCCGCGACCCCGATTGGCCCGAACTGGGGCGCGTCCCTCACGGGCGGCTATCACCGGCAAAATGCGCAGGATCTGGACGATGATGGCTGGATCGACATGGCGCGCTTCCGCCGCTGGACCGCGCGCCCGCGCCTGTTCTGGACCGGCGATGACGGCGGTTCGCTGTTCGTCACCGCAGGCGTGATGGACGAGACGCGGATCGGCGGTACCTTGCCCGGTCGCACCGTACCCGATGGGACCAGCTTTGCGCAGACGCAGGATACACAGCGTTTCGATGGCGGCCTTGTCGGGCAATTGCCGTTGGGGGAGGGCGACACCGCGCTCCATATTCGCGGGGCCGGCATGACGCAGAAACACCGGCATCGCTTCGGCGATGTCGTCGAAAATGATCGGCACGGCACCTTGTTCGGCGAAGCATCTTTGTCGGGGAAGATGGGGGGCACCAACTGGGTCGGCGGTGTCGCCTGGCAGGAGGATCGCTTTCGATCGAAGACGTTCGGCGCGTTCGATTACACCTATCGCGTGCCGGGCCTGTTCGCGCAGATCGAGCAGGATTTGCTGAGCGAACTCACCCTGAGCGCGAGCGCGCGGACCGATTTCCACAATCGATATGGCACGCAGTTCAGCCCGCGCCTGTCGCTGCTTTATCGCACCGGGCCGTGGACGGTGCGCGCATCGGGCGGGCGGGGCTTCTACGCGCCAACGCCTTTCGTAGAAGAGATCGAGGCGGCGGGGCTGTCGCGGCTCGAACCGCTGGGCAAGCTGAAGGCGGAGGTCGCGCAGACGGCATCGTTCGATGTCGGTTATAAGAAAGGGCCGATCGAGGCGAACGTGACGGTCTTCGGATCGAACACCGATAATGCCACCCGGCTCGATGTGATCGCGGTGGATCGGGTCCGCCTCGTCAACACGCCGGGCGTGACGCGGATTCGCGGTGGCGAGGCGCTGCTGCGTTATCGGTGGAACGCCTTCACCGTGACCGGCAGCTACGTCCATATCCACGCGAGCGAACCACAGCCGGGCGGAATCGGACGGCGGATCGTGCCGCTCACCCCGCGCCAGACCTTCGGGCTGGTCGGCATGTGGGAGGAGCATGACAAGGGCAGGGTGGGCGTCGAGGTCTATCACACCGGGCGGCAGCCGCTGGAGGACAACCCCTATCGCCGGACTTCGAAGCCCTATTTCGAGATCGGCCTGCTGGGCGAGATCGTGGTCGGCAAGGCGCGGCTGTTCGTCAATGCCGAGAACATCCTCGACGTGCGCCAGACCAAATATGACTCGCTGCTGCGGCGGACCCGCGCGCCCGATGGTCGATGGACTGTGGATGTGTGGGGGCCGACCGACGGCTTCGTGCTCAATGCGGGCGTACGCTTCCGCCTGGGCGAATAG
- a CDS encoding amidohydrolase family protein has protein sequence MKYNRISADCHMDLCNLPPDLFVSEASEAFKARVPHVVDAEDGRRWFDGDGIGYGLVNGCSGGGAPYVPGAHHRIDRMAETGLYEDGKKGIRRVSDPYLRLKEMEMDGVDAEVIFGPLSLMLQMRDPALIRESLYIYNTWLAQDFCKPFPDRQLGLGCVPLNDIDYAVKEIHRVAELGLAGIELPHSPDMVPLWHPQWEPIWQAISDVDLPMHFHTFPSVPTGIPAFDPEHRPARLFTMVSTFQVNLFPIVAGIISSGALERYPNLRVAFGESGIGWLPYAMDRMDFEWDDQFKFGAMGKRLKMKPSEYLLRQCRFSFQYEKIGAKLVDLIGVETLMWGSDFPHGDGVWPDSSAIIEDQFAHLPAETTRKIVCDNAVEFYRLENA, from the coding sequence ATGAAGTACAATCGCATTTCGGCCGATTGCCATATGGACCTGTGCAATCTGCCGCCCGACCTGTTCGTCTCGGAAGCATCGGAAGCCTTCAAGGCGCGCGTGCCGCACGTCGTCGATGCCGAGGATGGTCGGCGCTGGTTCGATGGTGACGGGATCGGCTACGGCCTGGTCAACGGCTGTTCGGGCGGCGGCGCGCCCTATGTTCCCGGCGCGCATCACCGCATCGATCGCATGGCCGAAACCGGCCTGTACGAGGATGGCAAGAAGGGCATTCGCCGCGTGAGCGACCCCTATCTGCGCCTCAAGGAAATGGAGATGGATGGCGTCGATGCCGAAGTGATCTTCGGCCCGCTGTCGCTGATGCTCCAGATGCGCGATCCCGCGCTGATCCGCGAGAGCCTCTACATCTACAACACCTGGCTGGCGCAGGATTTCTGCAAGCCCTTCCCCGATCGGCAGCTGGGCTTGGGCTGTGTGCCGCTGAACGACATCGATTATGCGGTGAAGGAAATCCACCGCGTCGCCGAACTCGGCCTCGCGGGCATCGAACTGCCGCACAGCCCGGACATGGTGCCTTTATGGCATCCGCAGTGGGAACCCATCTGGCAGGCGATCTCAGATGTCGATCTGCCGATGCACTTCCACACCTTCCCATCGGTGCCGACGGGTATCCCGGCCTTCGATCCCGAACATCGCCCCGCGCGCCTGTTCACGATGGTGTCGACCTTCCAGGTCAATCTGTTCCCGATCGTCGCCGGCATCATCTCCAGTGGCGCGCTGGAGCGTTATCCGAACCTGCGCGTTGCCTTCGGCGAGTCCGGCATCGGCTGGCTCCCCTATGCGATGGACCGTATGGACTTCGAATGGGACGACCAGTTCAAGTTCGGCGCGATGGGCAAGCGGCTCAAGATGAAGCCCAGCGAATATCTGCTCCGCCAGTGCCGCTTCTCGTTCCAGTATGAAAAGATCGGCGCGAAGCTGGTCGACCTGATCGGTGTCGAGACGTTGATGTGGGGTTCGGACTTCCCGCATGGCGACGGCGTGTGGCCCGACAGCAGCGCCATCATCGAGGATCAGTTCGCGCACCTGCCCGCTGAAACGACCCGCAAGATCGTCTGCGACAATGCGGTCGAGTTCTACCGGCTCGAAAACGCCTGA